From a single bacterium genomic region:
- a CDS encoding type II toxin-antitoxin system VapC family toxin, with the protein METICIDTDIIIDYLKGNAYKNILPSVLNKYLCKVTPVTVYELYYGGFYTGKIKPVEDVLACLTPIIWTEKASKESAKIHVELIKKGFSLDIRDIFIASICCTEKIPLLTRNVKHFKHIKELKLVSPE; encoded by the coding sequence ATGGAAACTATCTGTATAGATACTGATATTATTATAGATTATTTAAAAGGTAATGCATACAAAAATATTCTACCTTCCGTTTTGAATAAATATTTATGTAAAGTTACTCCGGTAACAGTTTATGAACTTTATTATGGCGGCTTCTATACCGGAAAAATTAAGCCGGTAGAAGATGTCCTTGCTTGCTTAACTCCTATAATATGGACAGAGAAAGCTTCAAAAGAATCTGCAAAAATCCATGTAGAGTTGATAAAAAAAGGATTCTCTTTGGATATAAGAGATATTTTTATCGCAAGTATATGCTGTACAGAAAAGATTCCACTGCTTACCCGCAATGTAAAACATTTCAAACATATTAAAGAATTAAAATTGGTATCCCCGGAATAG
- a CDS encoding sigma-54 dependent transcriptional regulator, which produces MKILVVEDDNVQRDLLVGALKKEYAISGVPSGEAAIELLQREVFDIILMDMNLGTTDGITTMKEIHKINPEIIIIIITAYGNVENAVNAIKEGAYDYLTKPIDLTKLKLTIKRAMETKQLTQENKILKTEIGEKYGFDNIIGNSTAIQEVLNQVARVSKSSSTVLILGESGTGKELIAKAIHYSSLRTAYPFVPVACAALPDTLLEAELFGYEKGAFTGAQQERKGRFETADKGTLFLDEIGDIPLSTQVKLLRVLQEQEFEKLGSSKPIKVDVRVISATNQPLEQRIKEGTFREDLYYRLNVVPIIIPPLRERKEDISLLIEHFLKKYGAKIGKTIEGINNEAKEVLLRYNWPGNVRELENVIERAVVMTRNNIIQPDDLPKTVFATGKAKDNFSIEYMEKLHIEEVLKKTKWNLTKSAELLKIHRNTLREKIRNLHIVK; this is translated from the coding sequence ATGAAAATTCTTGTAGTTGAAGACGATAATGTCCAGAGGGATTTGTTAGTCGGGGCATTGAAAAAGGAGTACGCTATTTCGGGAGTGCCGTCAGGAGAAGCTGCGATTGAGCTTTTGCAGCGGGAAGTGTTTGACATAATTCTTATGGATATGAACCTTGGCACGACGGATGGCATAACTACTATGAAAGAAATCCACAAGATAAACCCGGAAATTATCATCATAATTATCACTGCTTACGGGAATGTAGAGAATGCCGTAAATGCCATAAAAGAAGGAGCGTACGATTACCTTACGAAACCTATAGACCTTACGAAATTGAAACTTACCATAAAGCGGGCGATGGAAACAAAACAGTTAACGCAGGAGAATAAAATCCTTAAAACAGAGATAGGAGAAAAATACGGGTTTGATAATATTATAGGAAACAGCACTGCCATACAGGAAGTTTTAAATCAGGTAGCAAGAGTCTCGAAATCAAGTTCAACGGTTTTGATACTTGGAGAAAGCGGAACGGGAAAGGAACTGATTGCAAAAGCGATTCATTATTCCAGTCTGAGAACGGCATATCCTTTTGTTCCTGTTGCTTGCGCAGCACTGCCGGATACTTTACTTGAGGCGGAACTTTTTGGATACGAAAAAGGAGCATTTACGGGAGCTCAACAAGAAAGAAAAGGAAGATTTGAAACTGCCGATAAAGGGACTTTGTTTCTTGATGAAATTGGGGATATTCCACTCAGCACTCAGGTTAAACTTTTGAGAGTTTTGCAGGAACAGGAGTTCGAAAAACTGGGAAGCAGCAAACCTATCAAAGTGGACGTCAGGGTAATATCCGCTACGAACCAACCGCTTGAACAAAGAATAAAAGAGGGGACTTTTAGGGAAGATTTATATTACAGGTTAAATGTAGTGCCGATTATAATCCCACCGTTAAGAGAAAGGAAAGAAGATATTTCGTTGCTTATAGAGCATTTTTTGAAAAAATACGGCGCTAAAATAGGGAAAACTATCGAAGGGATAAACAACGAAGCAAAAGAAGTTTTGTTAAGGTATAACTGGCCCGGCAACGTAAGGGAATTGGAAAATGTCATTGAAAGGGCAGTCGTTATGACCAGAAACAACATTATTCAACCCGATGACCTTCCAAAGACAGTTTTCGCAACAGGAAAAGCAAAAGACAATTTCTCGATTGAGTATATGGAAAAACTGCATATCGAGGAAGTGTTGAAAAAGACGAAATGGAACCTGACAAAATCGGCAGAATTGTTAAAAATACACCGCAATACCCTGAGAGAGAAAATACGTAACCTGCATATAGTGAAATAG